One window of the Streptomyces sp. NBC_00259 genome contains the following:
- a CDS encoding enoyl-CoA hydratase/isomerase family protein, translating to MTETAAPLRIIEESPAYWRVLFDNPPLNVVDHTVFEGLQDLLARMDTSPELRVVVFESADADFYLAHFDMTGKSAHIAGTAGRSGLSVPTDTFVRLSTSPVVSIAKIRGRVRGVGSEFVLACDMRFASRENAVLGQPEVGAGVIPGGGGTERLPLLTGRGRALEIILGADDFDGDTAERYGYVNRSLPDSELDGFVDTLARRIASFDRRPIETAKNLVNRVSLPSVDSLLDGRNAFGAALAWPETQQRVAALFKRGMQQEGDLENRLGAHLADLLDD from the coding sequence ATGACTGAGACTGCAGCACCTTTGCGCATCATCGAGGAGTCACCCGCGTACTGGCGGGTCCTGTTCGACAACCCACCCCTCAACGTCGTCGACCACACCGTGTTCGAGGGCCTGCAGGACCTGCTCGCGCGGATGGACACCAGTCCGGAACTCCGCGTCGTCGTATTCGAAAGCGCCGACGCCGACTTCTATCTCGCCCACTTCGACATGACCGGCAAGTCGGCCCACATCGCCGGTACCGCCGGCCGTTCCGGCCTGTCCGTCCCCACGGACACCTTCGTCCGCCTCTCGACGTCCCCCGTGGTGAGCATCGCGAAGATCCGCGGCCGCGTCCGCGGCGTGGGCAGCGAGTTCGTCCTCGCCTGCGACATGCGCTTCGCCTCCCGCGAGAACGCCGTCCTCGGCCAGCCCGAAGTGGGGGCAGGGGTCATCCCCGGCGGCGGTGGCACGGAGCGCCTTCCGCTGCTGACCGGACGAGGACGCGCGCTGGAGATCATCCTCGGCGCCGACGACTTCGACGGCGACACCGCAGAACGCTACGGCTACGTCAACCGGTCCCTGCCGGACAGCGAGCTGGACGGCTTCGTCGACACCCTCGCGCGGCGCATCGCCTCGTTCGACCGACGCCCGATCGAGACGGCGAAGAACCTCGTCAACCGGGTCTCCCTGCCGTCCGTGGACAGTCTCCTCGACGGCCGCAACGCCTTCGGGGCCGCCCTTGCCTGGCCGGAAACCCAACAGCGGGTCGCAGCCCTGTTCAAGCGCGGGATGCAGCAGGAAGGGGACCTGGAGAACCGACTCGGCGCACACCTCGCCGATCTGCTCGACGACTGA
- the rox gene encoding rifampin monooxygenase gives MIDVIVAGGGPTGLMLAAELRLHGVHVLVLEKDTEPTPYVRALGLHVRSIEVMDQRGLLERFLALGTKHPAGGFFAGIGKPSPERLDTAHGYVLGIPQPLIDRLLAERATELGAEIRRGGELVGLSQDDAGVTVELADGTLVRSRYLVGCDGGRSTVRKLLGVGFPGEPTRVETLLGEMEVAAPQETVATVVAEVRKTHLRFGVGPLGDGRYRVVVPARGVAEDRAVPPTLDELRQQLRAFAGTDFGVHSPRWLSRFGDATRLAERYRVGRVLLAGDAAHIHPPVGGQGLNLGIQDAFNLGWKLAAEVGGRAPEGLLDSYHTERHPVAADVLTNTRAQMELMSTEPGPRAVRGLLSELMDFEDVNRYLVEKITAIGVRYDFGEGHDLLGRRMRDVGLKRGRLYELTHGGRGLLLDQTGRLSVEGWSDRVDHVVDVSEELDVPAVLLRPDGHVAWVGEDQQDLLGRLPTWFGAPAG, from the coding sequence ATGATCGACGTGATCGTTGCCGGCGGCGGACCGACCGGCTTGATGCTGGCCGCCGAGTTGCGGCTGCACGGCGTCCACGTGCTCGTGCTGGAGAAGGACACGGAGCCGACCCCGTACGTCCGCGCGCTCGGCCTGCACGTGCGCAGCATCGAGGTGATGGACCAGCGCGGTCTGCTGGAACGGTTCCTCGCGCTCGGCACGAAGCACCCGGCGGGTGGCTTCTTCGCCGGGATCGGCAAGCCGTCACCCGAGCGACTGGACACCGCGCACGGGTATGTTCTCGGCATCCCGCAGCCCCTCATCGACCGTCTGCTCGCCGAGCGTGCCACCGAGCTCGGCGCCGAGATCCGGCGCGGCGGCGAACTGGTCGGGCTGAGCCAGGACGACGCCGGGGTCACCGTCGAACTCGCCGACGGCACGCTGGTGCGCTCGCGCTACCTCGTCGGATGTGACGGCGGCCGCAGCACGGTGCGCAAACTGCTCGGCGTCGGCTTCCCCGGCGAGCCCACCCGCGTCGAGACGCTGCTGGGCGAGATGGAGGTGGCCGCGCCGCAGGAGACGGTGGCCACCGTCGTGGCCGAGGTCCGCAAGACCCACTTGCGGTTCGGCGTGGGGCCGCTCGGCGACGGGCGGTACCGCGTCGTCGTGCCCGCCAGGGGAGTGGCCGAGGACCGCGCGGTCCCGCCGACTCTCGATGAGCTCAGGCAGCAGCTCCGGGCGTTCGCCGGTACCGACTTCGGCGTGCACTCACCGCGCTGGCTGTCCCGCTTCGGCGACGCGACCCGGCTGGCCGAGCGCTACCGGGTCGGCCGGGTGCTGCTGGCCGGCGACGCGGCGCACATCCACCCACCGGTCGGCGGGCAGGGCCTCAACCTCGGCATCCAGGACGCGTTCAACCTCGGCTGGAAACTTGCCGCCGAGGTCGGCGGCCGGGCGCCGGAGGGACTGCTGGACAGCTACCACACCGAACGGCACCCGGTGGCGGCGGACGTGCTGACCAACACCCGCGCGCAGATGGAGCTGATGTCCACCGAGCCGGGCCCCCGGGCGGTGCGTGGGCTGCTGTCGGAGCTGATGGACTTCGAGGACGTGAACCGGTACCTGGTCGAGAAGATCACCGCGATCGGAGTCCGCTACGACTTCGGCGAAGGACATGATCTGCTCGGCCGGCGGATGCGGGACGTGGGGCTGAAGCGGGGTCGCCTCTACGAGTTGACGCACGGCGGCCGCGGACTGCTGCTCGACCAGACCGGCCGGCTCTCGGTCGAGGGCTGGTCGGACCGGGTCGACCACGTCGTCGACGTCAGCGAGGAACTGGACGTGCCCGCGGTGCTGCTGCGCCCGGACGGCCATGTGGCATGGGTCGGCGAGGACCAGCAGGACCTGCTCGGCCGGCTGCCCACGTGGTTCGGCGCCCCTGCCGGCTGA
- a CDS encoding YciI family protein, protein MKYLVMVQASQADYEAMRGKGSEHSPAWSEKDVQAMFSFMEAVNNDLAESGELVDGQGLVEPAQTRFVSAGEDGRPVISDGPYGETKELLCGYWVLDCESLERVTEIAARIVQCPQPEGVPDYPVVIRAIDEGGDDVRR, encoded by the coding sequence ATGAAGTATCTGGTGATGGTCCAGGCGAGCCAGGCCGACTACGAGGCCATGCGCGGCAAGGGCTCCGAGCACAGCCCCGCATGGAGCGAGAAGGACGTGCAGGCCATGTTCTCCTTCATGGAGGCCGTCAACAACGACCTTGCCGAGTCAGGGGAACTCGTGGACGGGCAAGGCCTGGTCGAGCCCGCGCAGACCCGGTTCGTGAGCGCGGGCGAGGACGGCCGGCCGGTGATCTCGGACGGTCCGTACGGCGAGACGAAGGAACTCCTGTGCGGATACTGGGTGCTGGACTGCGAGAGCCTCGAACGGGTCACGGAGATCGCGGCGCGCATCGTGCAGTGCCCCCAGCCCGAGGGTGTTCCCGACTACCCCGTGGTCATCCGCGCGATCGACGAGGGCGGAGACGACGTGCGCAGGTGA
- a CDS encoding 2-hydroxyacid dehydrogenase: MSTTVLVAGNHFIRPDLFTRAVRTAAGDTPLDVREIRFDWPHTPLGPVAEVIEASGSEDEMIEALRGAEICVTEHGPLTERILDHCPDLKLFCTSRGGPVNANVEAATRHGVAVCYAPGRNATATAEHTLTLLLAAARGVGDTHTDLRRGVWRGDYYDYDNCGIEIDGATVGLIGFGAIGSRVAGILVAMGAHVLVHDPYVRPEALAGLAEQVSLDELLTRSRIVSLHARVTEETTGMIGRRQLATMPRGSVLVNCARGALLDYDAVCDALDSGQLSGAGFDVFPEEPLPATSRLLTAPGVVLTPHIAGGSQEVAHKAARIVAADVGRYLRGEPLVHCANPEVQRRAG, from the coding sequence ATGAGCACCACCGTCCTCGTCGCCGGCAACCACTTCATCCGCCCGGACCTGTTCACCCGGGCCGTGCGAACGGCGGCCGGGGACACCCCGCTGGACGTACGAGAGATCCGGTTCGACTGGCCGCACACCCCGCTCGGGCCGGTCGCCGAGGTCATCGAGGCCTCCGGCAGTGAGGACGAGATGATCGAGGCGCTCCGGGGAGCCGAGATCTGCGTCACCGAACACGGCCCGCTCACCGAGCGGATCCTCGACCACTGCCCCGATCTGAAGCTCTTCTGCACCAGCCGCGGCGGCCCGGTCAACGCCAACGTCGAAGCCGCCACCCGGCACGGCGTCGCGGTCTGCTACGCCCCCGGACGCAACGCCACCGCCACCGCGGAACACACGCTCACCCTGCTGCTCGCCGCCGCCCGCGGTGTCGGAGACACCCACACCGACCTGCGCCGGGGCGTCTGGCGCGGTGACTACTACGACTACGACAACTGCGGCATCGAGATCGACGGCGCCACCGTCGGACTGATCGGCTTCGGCGCCATCGGCAGCCGGGTCGCCGGGATCCTGGTCGCGATGGGCGCCCACGTCCTCGTCCACGACCCCTACGTCCGCCCCGAGGCGCTGGCCGGCCTCGCCGAACAGGTCTCCCTCGACGAACTGCTCACCCGCTCCCGCATCGTCTCCCTGCACGCCCGGGTCACCGAGGAGACCACGGGCATGATCGGACGCCGGCAGCTCGCCACGATGCCCCGCGGCTCGGTCCTGGTCAACTGCGCCCGCGGCGCGCTCCTCGACTACGACGCGGTCTGCGACGCCCTGGACTCCGGGCAGTTGTCGGGCGCCGGCTTCGATGTCTTCCCCGAAGAGCCGCTGCCCGCCACATCCAGGCTGCTGACGGCCCCCGGTGTCGTCCTCACCCCGCACATCGCGGGCGGCAGTCAGGAGGTGGCGCACAAGGCCGCGCGGATCGTCGCCGCCGACGTCGGCCGCTATCTGCGCGGCGAGCCGTTGGTCCACTGCGCCAACCCCGAGGTACAGCGGCGCGCGGGCTGA
- a CDS encoding histidine phosphatase family protein codes for MTDFILVRHGETVWHAENRYAGRTDVPLTDLGREQAAALAGWAATAALTGIWSSPLSRARLTAAPAAAACGLTAGVDERLYELDFGQGEGLTRDEMHRRFPEQLAAFLADPVEHHLPDGEHPRHAAERAADCLADLARAQPRGRILLVAHSTLVRVLLCHLVGIPLADYRRVFPRLDNGARTEIRLENGQTALLSFNAPTSALTTALH; via the coding sequence GTGACCGACTTCATCCTTGTACGCCACGGCGAAACCGTCTGGCACGCGGAGAACCGCTACGCCGGCCGCACCGACGTGCCGCTGACCGACCTCGGCCGTGAGCAGGCCGCCGCCCTCGCCGGCTGGGCCGCCACCGCCGCGCTGACCGGCATCTGGAGCTCACCGCTCTCCCGTGCCCGGCTCACCGCCGCCCCCGCCGCCGCGGCCTGCGGTCTCACCGCGGGCGTCGACGAGCGCCTCTACGAACTCGACTTCGGCCAGGGCGAGGGCCTGACCAGGGACGAGATGCACCGGCGCTTCCCGGAGCAACTGGCCGCCTTCCTCGCCGACCCGGTCGAGCACCATCTGCCCGACGGCGAACATCCGCGCCACGCCGCCGAGCGCGCCGCCGACTGCCTCGCCGATCTCGCCCGCGCACAGCCGCGCGGCCGGATCCTGCTCGTCGCACACTCCACTCTCGTCCGGGTCCTGCTGTGTCATCTGGTGGGCATCCCGCTCGCCGACTACCGCCGCGTCTTCCCTCGGCTGGACAACGGTGCACGCACCGAGATCCGTCTCGAGAACGGGCAGACCGCGCTGCTCAGCTTCAACGCCCCGACCTCGGCCCTGACAACCGCCCTCCACTGA
- a CDS encoding FGGY-family carbohydrate kinase — translation MENPVSDPRRSDAAAALDGIWLGLDLGTQSARCVAVDGTGQVLATAARPLAGRRDGNRHEQDPEQWWRALTAACREALDGIDARCVRGLAIDGTSGTILLADDRGTPRTPGLMYDDGRAAAQAAAVNAAGEKVWRELGYRTMQPSWALPKLVSLLEGDPALRTGSRLLHQVDLITWRLAGRQLASDASHALKTGYHLVEERWPHQVMEELGVPEGLLPDVVRPGSPLGAVCAAAADATGIPEGTTIVAGMTDGCAAQIGAGALAPGAWNSVLGTTLVLKGSSPHLVRDPAGVVYCHRGPGGTWLPGGASSSGAGVLSQRFPGADLDALTAQAAALDPDAVAYPLVAGGGERFPFRAPGAEPFLLGHAPTRAAEFHAVLLGVACLERLCFDYLDHLGAPVDGPLTLTGGGARNAYWCQLRADVLGRPVRLPQHAEGAVGMAVLAATSSGAGLQEAAAAMVRTAREINPRPARTARHLPAHLRFIDELTRRGWLDRTVADHARRRAAP, via the coding sequence ATGGAGAACCCCGTGTCTGACCCGCGCCGCTCGGACGCCGCCGCCGCCCTCGACGGCATCTGGCTCGGGCTCGACCTCGGCACCCAGAGCGCGCGCTGTGTCGCCGTCGACGGCACGGGGCAGGTCCTGGCCACCGCCGCCCGTCCACTGGCCGGCCGGCGCGACGGCAACCGCCACGAGCAGGATCCCGAGCAGTGGTGGCGCGCGCTGACCGCCGCCTGCCGGGAGGCCCTCGACGGCATCGACGCGCGATGCGTCCGCGGCCTGGCGATCGACGGCACCTCCGGCACGATCCTGCTCGCCGACGACCGGGGTACCCCGCGCACCCCCGGCCTGATGTACGACGACGGGCGCGCCGCCGCACAGGCCGCCGCGGTCAACGCCGCCGGGGAGAAGGTCTGGCGGGAGCTGGGCTACCGCACCATGCAGCCGTCATGGGCGCTGCCCAAGCTCGTCTCGCTCCTGGAGGGCGACCCCGCGCTCCGCACCGGCTCCCGGCTCCTGCACCAGGTCGACCTGATCACCTGGCGGTTGGCCGGCAGGCAGCTCGCGAGCGATGCCAGCCACGCCCTCAAGACCGGCTACCACCTCGTCGAGGAGCGCTGGCCGCACCAGGTGATGGAAGAACTCGGCGTCCCCGAGGGCCTCCTGCCCGACGTCGTGCGCCCCGGCAGTCCGCTGGGCGCCGTCTGCGCCGCGGCCGCCGACGCCACCGGCATCCCCGAAGGGACCACCATCGTCGCGGGGATGACCGACGGCTGCGCCGCTCAGATCGGCGCGGGAGCGCTCGCACCAGGCGCCTGGAACTCGGTGCTCGGCACCACCCTCGTCCTCAAGGGCAGCAGCCCGCACCTGGTCCGCGACCCGGCGGGCGTCGTCTACTGCCACCGCGGACCCGGCGGGACCTGGCTGCCGGGCGGCGCCTCCAGCAGCGGCGCGGGCGTCCTCTCCCAGCGCTTCCCCGGCGCGGACCTGGACGCGCTCACCGCACAGGCCGCCGCCCTGGACCCGGATGCGGTCGCCTATCCGCTCGTCGCCGGCGGCGGCGAACGCTTTCCCTTCCGCGCCCCCGGAGCCGAACCCTTCCTCCTCGGCCACGCCCCCACCCGGGCCGCCGAGTTCCATGCCGTTCTCCTCGGCGTCGCCTGCCTGGAACGGCTCTGCTTCGACTACCTCGACCACCTCGGCGCACCCGTCGACGGGCCGCTCACCCTCACCGGCGGCGGCGCCCGCAACGCGTACTGGTGCCAGCTGCGCGCCGATGTCCTCGGCCGCCCCGTACGGCTCCCGCAGCATGCCGAGGGAGCCGTCGGCATGGCCGTCCTCGCCGCCACCTCCTCCGGCGCCGGTCTGCAGGAGGCGGCCGCCGCCATGGTCCGTACCGCCCGGGAGATCAACCCGAGGCCGGCCCGCACCGCGCGCCACCTCCCGGCCCATCTCCGCTTCATCGACGAACTCACCCGCCGTGGCTGGCTCGACCGGACCGTGGCCGACCACGCCCGCAGGAGGGCAGCACCGTGA
- a CDS encoding FGGY-family carbohydrate kinase, with translation MSVLTIDVGTTVIKSVVFDDRGTEIAVARRDTEVLRPHPGWAEQDMDAVWNAVVHTVRTVLDGLTDPVWLVSFTAQGDGAWLVDDHGRPTGPAILWSDGRAGDLITDWQRDGVLEAAFRRNGSLTCAGMPNAIFSWLAAHDPDRLARSATSLTAAGWLFLRLTGVRASDESDASAPFLDHATGDYDPGIIELFGLGAYERLLPTVLGESQRIAEITTGAAGELGLPAGLPVVMSPYDIAATARGVGVVDPGQACSILGTTLCTEIVRTGIDTSGEPSGIHIAYRGRERVLRAFPTLNGAEVLGWAARLLHLPGPPELAQLAFESEPGAHGLMFLPYLSPAGERAPFLDPGARGSFWGLSLEHTPADLARAVFDGLSLVLRDSLAAARTDVSELRLCGGGANSDAWCALIADATGVPTARSGDTELGAKGAFLTGLVRTGAETSMHSAAAKYVRMQRGWEPEPERAEFYAAQYEDFLGRRALAREAGWRGGAVWQGSADRPAEARGRPTEATEQAATTHGEPRV, from the coding sequence ATGTCCGTACTGACCATCGACGTCGGCACCACGGTGATCAAGTCCGTCGTCTTCGACGACCGCGGCACCGAGATCGCCGTCGCCCGCCGGGACACCGAGGTCCTGCGTCCCCACCCAGGCTGGGCGGAACAGGACATGGACGCCGTCTGGAACGCCGTCGTCCACACCGTCCGTACGGTCCTCGACGGACTGACCGATCCGGTATGGCTGGTGTCCTTCACCGCACAGGGCGACGGCGCCTGGCTCGTCGACGACCACGGCCGCCCCACCGGGCCCGCCATCCTGTGGTCCGACGGCCGCGCCGGGGACCTGATCACCGACTGGCAGCGCGACGGTGTCCTGGAGGCGGCCTTCCGCCGCAACGGCTCGCTGACCTGCGCCGGGATGCCCAACGCCATCTTCAGCTGGCTCGCCGCTCACGACCCGGACCGGCTGGCCCGCTCCGCCACCTCGCTGACCGCCGCCGGCTGGCTCTTCCTGCGCCTCACCGGCGTCCGGGCGAGCGACGAGTCCGACGCCTCCGCCCCGTTCCTCGACCACGCCACCGGCGACTACGACCCCGGCATCATCGAGCTGTTCGGCCTCGGCGCCTACGAACGCCTGCTGCCCACCGTCCTGGGGGAGTCGCAGCGGATCGCCGAGATCACCACCGGGGCCGCGGGTGAGCTGGGCCTCCCGGCGGGCCTGCCGGTGGTGATGTCCCCGTACGACATCGCCGCCACCGCCCGAGGCGTCGGCGTCGTCGACCCCGGCCAGGCGTGCAGCATCCTGGGCACCACGCTGTGCACCGAGATCGTCCGCACCGGGATCGACACCAGCGGCGAGCCGTCCGGCATCCACATCGCCTACCGCGGCCGTGAAAGGGTGCTGCGGGCCTTCCCCACGCTCAACGGCGCCGAGGTGCTCGGCTGGGCGGCCCGCCTGCTGCATCTGCCCGGACCGCCGGAGCTGGCGCAGCTGGCCTTCGAGTCGGAGCCCGGCGCCCACGGGCTGATGTTCCTGCCGTACCTCTCCCCGGCCGGCGAGCGCGCCCCCTTCCTCGATCCCGGCGCCCGAGGCTCCTTCTGGGGGCTGTCCCTGGAGCACACGCCCGCCGACCTGGCGCGCGCCGTCTTCGACGGGCTCTCGCTGGTCCTGCGGGACTCGCTGGCCGCCGCCCGCACGGACGTCAGCGAGCTGCGCCTGTGCGGCGGCGGCGCCAACAGCGACGCCTGGTGCGCCCTGATCGCCGACGCCACCGGGGTGCCCACCGCCCGCTCAGGTGACACCGAACTCGGCGCCAAGGGGGCTTTCCTCACCGGCCTGGTCCGCACCGGCGCCGAGACCAGCATGCACAGCGCCGCCGCCAAGTACGTCCGGATGCAGCGCGGTTGGGAGCCGGAACCGGAGCGGGCGGAGTTCTACGCCGCGCAGTACGAGGACTTCCTCGGCCGGCGGGCGCTCGCCCGTGAGGCGGGCTGGCGCGGCGGCGCCGTCTGGCAGGGGAGCGCCGACCGCCCCGCCGAAGCTCGCGGACGGCCGACCGAAGCCACCGAACAGGCCGCCACCACCCATGGAGAACCCCGTGTCTGA
- a CDS encoding MFS transporter: protein MAEWLRPTDIRESMTAGANSSSPKTEHAADVPHVSTRRIRPPVLPRHHHHLGAARSYDPYLLRRQSVVDDQQIEVGQRGERVQLLFLTAAIPLTSYPLMMLAYGLRGLGYPLFAYGFLVWIAGVAPRARLGTAMGWFWFAFTGGLPTLGSLVAGGLIPHIGAYATLWAALVLVAAGGLIALLLVGDDRGVRRAHGEREGPVATLLGSITILWRNPRVGVGSVVRVINTASQFGFFVILPIHFTRTVGFSLTQWLHLLSAMFATNVFANLLFGVVGDRFGWRRTIAWFGGAGCALSTLLLFYVPDAVGANFPLALLVAAFYGATLAGYVPLSALVPTLEPKHQGQALAALNLGAGASTFVGPAVVAVFVGPLGVEGVVWIFAGMYVLSCLLAHFLKLPAAPGTAEADGAGARHGDAPDGTAPTTGPAGVRGPH, encoded by the coding sequence ATGGCCGAATGGCTGCGCCCGACGGACATCCGCGAGTCGATGACCGCTGGTGCGAACAGCTCATCGCCGAAGACGGAGCACGCGGCGGACGTCCCGCACGTATCAACTCGCCGAATCAGGCCGCCGGTTCTGCCCCGGCACCACCATCACCTCGGTGCCGCCCGCTCGTACGACCCGTACCTGCTCCGCCGCCAGTCCGTCGTCGACGATCAGCAGATCGAAGTCGGTCAGCGGGGCGAGCGCGTCCAACTGCTCTTCCTCACCGCCGCCATCCCGCTGACCAGCTATCCGCTGATGATGCTCGCGTACGGGCTGCGCGGCCTGGGCTATCCGCTGTTCGCCTACGGGTTCCTCGTCTGGATCGCCGGCGTGGCACCCCGCGCCCGGCTCGGTACGGCCATGGGCTGGTTCTGGTTCGCCTTCACCGGTGGTCTGCCCACGCTCGGCTCGCTGGTCGCCGGCGGGCTCATCCCGCACATCGGCGCCTACGCCACCCTGTGGGCCGCACTGGTGCTCGTGGCCGCGGGCGGGCTGATCGCCCTGCTGCTGGTCGGTGACGACCGGGGGGTACGGCGCGCCCACGGCGAGAGGGAGGGGCCGGTGGCCACCCTGCTCGGCAGCATCACGATCCTGTGGCGCAACCCCCGGGTCGGGGTCGGCTCGGTCGTACGGGTGATCAACACGGCCTCGCAGTTCGGCTTCTTCGTCATCCTGCCGATCCACTTCACCAGAACGGTCGGCTTCAGCCTGACCCAGTGGCTGCACCTGCTCAGCGCGATGTTCGCGACCAACGTCTTCGCCAACCTGCTGTTCGGCGTGGTCGGCGACCGATTCGGCTGGCGCCGCACCATCGCTTGGTTCGGCGGCGCCGGCTGCGCGCTCAGCACACTGCTGCTCTTCTACGTCCCGGACGCGGTGGGCGCGAACTTCCCGCTCGCCCTCCTGGTCGCCGCGTTCTACGGCGCTACGCTGGCAGGTTATGTACCGCTTTCGGCGCTGGTGCCCACCCTGGAGCCGAAGCACCAGGGCCAGGCCTTGGCCGCTCTCAACCTGGGCGCGGGCGCCAGTACGTTCGTCGGCCCCGCCGTCGTCGCCGTCTTCGTCGGACCGCTCGGCGTCGAAGGCGTGGTCTGGATCTTCGCGGGGATGTATGTGCTGAGTTGTCTGCTCGCCCACTTCCTGAAGCTGCCGGCCGCGCCCGGTACGGCGGAAGCCGACGGCGCCGGCGCCCGGCACGGCGACGCCCCGGACGGCACCGCGCCCACCACCGGCCCGGCCGGCGTGAGAGGACCGCACTGA
- a CDS encoding alkaline phosphatase family protein, with the protein MRTVIPGRGRRSYAVVAAAAALLVGTVQIDAPQATAAAAGGTDKVLVIGLDGTNLDRVKAADAPNLKRLMAEGMTAESTLYSRPMADTSSGPGWSTIATGVWPDKHGVKNNSFSGKQFGTYPDFLTRMENANPSLNTYAAADWEPITSTDQNGPIFGSAVDKRLSLKGDANGYGVEDPKIATAAANELRNGNPDASYVYFGEIDIAGHNHGAASQQYLATIKRVDALVGQVLTAVTSRATYAQENWKILVTTDHGHTDAGGHGGSSIKERGTFVIAKGPGIAAGSVRHDVRLVDVAATALKHVGVATGGIDGSPLDSPDNDAFDGLRSSLQTRVDESGIPSSVRGFTHTPPSGWSVDNSRMGTGGVTEWRGWAFATDEFWSPSQRDQWRELNVRNRDVFAVADSDEWSDKTFTGSYDSTLVTPTWPVTGGTSRSLRFQTHYHHESGQTAQVLVSYNGGTPAVVKSFTADTVAQWQNITLQVPAGATDVQVSFRYAGNNNWYWTLDNVWLA; encoded by the coding sequence GTGCGCACTGTCATACCCGGGAGAGGCAGGCGTTCCTACGCCGTTGTCGCCGCCGCTGCCGCCCTGCTCGTCGGCACGGTACAGATCGACGCGCCGCAGGCGACGGCCGCGGCAGCCGGGGGCACCGACAAGGTTCTGGTCATCGGGCTCGACGGCACCAACCTCGACCGGGTGAAGGCGGCCGACGCGCCCAACCTCAAGCGGCTGATGGCCGAGGGCATGACCGCCGAGAGCACGCTCTACTCCCGGCCGATGGCCGACACCTCGTCGGGCCCGGGCTGGTCGACGATCGCCACGGGAGTCTGGCCCGACAAGCACGGCGTGAAGAACAACTCCTTCTCCGGGAAGCAGTTCGGTACGTACCCGGACTTCCTCACCCGGATGGAGAACGCGAACCCCTCCCTGAACACCTACGCGGCAGCCGACTGGGAGCCCATCACCTCCACCGACCAGAACGGTCCGATCTTCGGGTCCGCCGTCGACAAGCGGCTGAGCCTCAAGGGCGACGCCAACGGCTACGGAGTCGAGGACCCGAAGATCGCCACGGCGGCAGCGAACGAGCTGAGGAACGGCAACCCGGACGCCAGTTACGTCTACTTCGGCGAGATCGACATCGCCGGGCACAACCACGGTGCCGCCAGCCAGCAGTATCTCGCCACCATCAAGCGCGTCGACGCGCTCGTCGGGCAGGTGCTGACCGCGGTCACCTCGCGAGCCACCTACGCGCAGGAGAACTGGAAGATCCTCGTCACCACCGACCACGGCCACACCGACGCGGGCGGTCATGGCGGCTCCTCGATCAAGGAGCGCGGCACCTTCGTCATCGCCAAGGGCCCGGGCATTGCGGCCGGTTCCGTCCGCCACGACGTGCGTCTCGTCGACGTCGCCGCGACCGCTCTGAAGCATGTCGGGGTCGCCACCGGCGGCATCGACGGCTCCCCGCTCGACTCGCCGGACAACGACGCGTTCGACGGGCTGCGCTCGTCGTTGCAGACCCGGGTGGACGAGAGCGGCATCCCGTCGTCCGTCAGGGGCTTCACGCACACACCGCCGAGCGGCTGGTCGGTCGACAACTCCAGGATGGGCACCGGCGGCGTCACGGAGTGGCGCGGCTGGGCGTTCGCCACCGACGAGTTCTGGTCCCCGTCGCAGCGCGACCAGTGGCGTGAGCTGAACGTCCGCAACCGTGATGTGTTCGCCGTCGCGGACTCCGACGAATGGTCCGACAAGACCTTCACGGGCAGCTACGACTCGACGCTCGTCACGCCGACATGGCCGGTCACCGGTGGGACTTCGCGATCGCTGCGGTTCCAGACCCACTACCACCACGAGTCGGGCCAGACCGCGCAGGTCCTCGTGTCGTACAACGGCGGGACCCCCGCCGTCGTGAAGAGCTTCACCGCCGACACGGTCGCCCAGTGGCAGAACATCACGCTGCAGGTACCCGCGGGCGCGACCGATGTCCAGGTGAGCTTCCGCTATGCCGGCAACAACAACTGGTACTGGACCCTCGACAACGTCTGGCTCGCCTGA